GACGCAGCCCCGGACGCCTCGGGGCGAGCGGCGATGGTCGTGGTCGAGAGCCCCGAGGCCGTGGAGTGGCTCAGCGCCGCCGGCACCGGCATCGTGGGCGAGGAGACCCACGTCGTGGTCACCCGCAAGGTGGCGCTCCCCGAGCACGCCCCCGGGCTGTGGCTGTCCTGCAGCGGCGGCGCTGCGGAGCCGGGCGACGAGCTGGGCATCGGCCGGGACTTCTTCCTGCTGACCCAGGACTACGCGGCGCTGCGCTACCTGCCCGTGGTCGGCCCCACGGCCGTCCGGCTCACCAACGCCGACGACGTCGAGGCGCTGGCCGCGGACATCGAGGACGCGCGGCGCACCGGGGACCTGCCGGCCGCCCTGGTGCACCGGGCCGTGGAGCTGGGGGACAGGTCGGCGCTGGCCGGCCGCCCCGCCGGGCTCGAGTGGCTCCACGTCGACCGCGACGGGGCCGTCCGGTGCTCGCCGTTCGCCGCGCCCATCGGGTCGGTCGGGGACGGGGCGCACGCGCTGCGGCAGGCGGCGGAGGCCGCCGGCCCCCTGCGCTCCCGGTTGCCGGAGGGGGTCGTCGACGGGCTGGCGGGGATCGACCCGCGCACGCTCGCCGGCTACGCCGCCGCGCTGGACGGCGTACGCCTGCTGGCCTCCAGCGGCACAGCCGACTGGCGGGTGTCCGGGCTCGGCCACCAGTTCCTCGACGGGTCGGCGCCACAGGTGCGCCCCGACGTGCTCCTCCTCGAGGGCGGCTCGCGCTGCGTCCTCTTCGACGGGCGGCGCGGCAAGGCGTTCGGCATCGGCCGAAGCCTGGCCGAGGTGCTGGAGACGGTGCTGGGCGCCGGCAGC
Above is a window of Motilibacter aurantiacus DNA encoding:
- the mpaB gene encoding daptide biosynthesis RiPP recognition protein, with the translated sequence MDNIVERTSLQQIVGRLTAWARGDAAPDASGRAAMVVVESPEAVEWLSAAGTGIVGEETHVVVTRKVALPEHAPGLWLSCSGGAAEPGDELGIGRDFFLLTQDYAALRYLPVVGPTAVRLTNADDVEALAADIEDARRTGDLPAALVHRAVELGDRSALAGRPAGLEWLHVDRDGAVRCSPFAAPIGSVGDGAHALRQAAEAAGPLRSRLPEGVVDGLAGIDPRTLAGYAAALDGVRLLASSGTADWRVSGLGHQFLDGSAPQVRPDVLLLEGGSRCVLFDGRRGKAFGIGRSLAEVLETVLGAGSEDDAVERLARRGADPQQARALLTGAIELFAARGVRVTYATAA